AACAATTATCTATCTTGTGTGACAGCTGTGGGTGAAATCTAATTAATGCCCATAACATGAACCGTAGAATGTGCCGCACATCGATGATCCGTCTCTTTGATGAGAGTGACAACTGTGTACTAGTAAGTTACTATAAGCTCGCTAGGTTGGTCCTAAGTAGCAAGAATGCAAGATTCGTGTGGCTCTCTTTCCACCCAACTCATTCCGGACAAGAGATGGACGGCACATGTTAGTTAGATTGTCTTTTGGCATCGAATGTGTCCCCCTCCTAATCTTTGCATTAGTTCTGTTGgttattttaaattaataatCAAGGAATATGTGACGTTTTCACCTTGGGGAAGCTGCTATCGAAATGCATTCCCCTAAAATTATCTTCTTCCTTTGAAGGTGCTGTCCGTCGGTATCAGATAATCTCTATCACGTTGATCTAGTTGTATCGGAAGATAACATTAATATGTTAGAGAAAGAAGCAATTCTCAGCTATGAATTGATAGGGGAATTTGGCATCAAAAGTCAGCGAGCAAACAGCTGCTTGCTTACCATCATGTCGTCTGTATATGTTAGGATTTCGAGATGTGAAGAGAGGAATATATTGACAATGACCTGGATAAATCTCGGTGCATGCCGTTGCAGCCAAACTGAAAGGAAAGGGACAATGCTGTTCCATacttatatatgtaaatatttgacgctgttattttttttaaatatgtttgaccgtttgtcttattaaaaaacttaagtaattattagtttttatcctatcatttgattcattgttaaatataattatatttatacatatagttttacatatttcataaaattttttgaataagtcGAACGATCAAATGTGTGcttaaaagtcaacggtgtcaaatatttataaacataGGAAGTACTAAAGACAATATTTTATGTAGAGTACTTAAGATTTTACCTGAGAGAATGAGGCCGGTCTGTTCATTCGTCCCTTGGTTGCATGAATGGGACACTACAATACTGCTACTCTAAATTACGTAGACACTACTACACAGGAGTACGTTTGACATTTTATCCGGCTGGACAGGATAATCTAGATTATCCTCCTTTCCAGTTTCCACTGTTGCCGCTGGGGCCAATCCCTCCTTGGACTCCGGCCACGATCAGCTCCTCGGCATGCACATCCTCGTGCCCTCCATCTCCAACCACGACTTGACATGACACATCAGCGCCGCGCTGCCACATAAGATCTCGCTGGAATCATGGTAAACTGAGATCGAAATAACACACTTAAGAGCTGTTTGGAAGAGTTTAATTTGGAGAAGCCGGAAAACTTAACTTCTGGTTTTTAATTCATTTGCTGAATTTCACAACTACGtattctcagaatctggataAAGATCTAGACTGTTTAAAGAAGGTTCTAGTAGCTAGAGATTAAACTGTAGCTGCCAGAAGCTACTCAAACATGCTCTAAACAAGTTCTAAGATCTTCGATCTACATTTTGAGAGTACGAGGGCATGGGATGGATGGACGAACGAGTTTAaggtaaaaaaatattctttatgATACATATATAAACTCTTTTTCACCGTTTAAATCATTTCCCATAAATTGGAAATAGTAGTTCTATAAATGTAACAGTTATGAGAGTTTTTCTAATAATAAATTTGTTAACGGCATTTTCACGAAATTTAGGAGGACATACTTGTGTTTGGAGGGTGTAGTTGACGAGAAGTTATACTGTATTAGTTGACCATGGCAGAAATACATCATCAGTGACAAATACTAGAGACAGGTAGGATCCTATAAATCCTGCGCGGCgagcagagaagagaagagaagagaagagacgAGCAGCGGTGATGGCCGGCGTGGGCGTGGTAGTAGATCcggaggcggtgggcggcggtggagatggaggtggagatGGGCGGATGAAGGAAGGGTtggcgcggcgggcggtggaAAACCTGAGGTTCCGGTCGGTGTGGGGCGAGGTGAACGGCGCCATGGGCGACCTCGGGACGTACATCCCCATCGTGCTGTCGCTGGCGCTGTCCCGGCAGCTGGACCTCGGCACCACCCTCGTCTTCACCGGCATCTACAACGCCATCACCGGCCTCCTCTACGGCGTCCCCATGCCCGTCCAGCCCATGaagtccatcgccgccgccgccctcgccgaccCCTCCTTCGCCATCCCGGAGATCATGGCCGCCGGCAtcctcaccgccgccttcgtcctCTTCCTCGGCCTCACCCGCCTCATGGACCTCGTCTACCGCTTCGTCCCGCTCTCCGTCGTGCGTGGCATCCAGCTCGCCCAGGGCCTCAacttcgccatggccgccgtcaAGTACATACGCTACGAGCAGGACTTGGGCAAGGGCAAGTCCCTCGGGCGGCGCCCCTGGGTGGGCCTCGACGGCCTCGTGCTCGCCATCGCGGCGGTCTGCTTCATCGTGCTCGTCAACGGGGCCGGAGAAGAGCAGGAGCAgcgtcagcagcagcagcagcagcaacagtggTGGCGTCGTCGGTTGGGTTCCGTTCCTTCGGCTGTGGTGGTGTTCGTGGTGGGCGTTGCGTTCGCGGTGGCGCGTCACCCAGCGGCGGTGAGGGAGCTGCGCGCTGGGCCGTCGCGGATGCGGGTGGTGCACATCTCTCGGGAGGCGTGGAAGCAAGGGTTCATCAAGGGCGCGCTGCCGCAGATCCCGCTGTCGGTGCTCAActcggtggtggcggtgtgCAAGCTGACGCGCGACCTGTTCCCGGAGCGGAAGGAGTCGCCGACGTCGGTGTCGGTGACGATGGGAGCCATGAACCTGGTGGGGTGCTGGTTCGGCGCCATGCCGTGCTGCCACGGCGCGGGAGGGCTGGCGGGGCAGTACAAGTtcggggggaggagcggcgggtgCGTGGCGGCGCTGGGCGTGCTGAAGCTGGCGCTGGGCCTGCTGCTGGGCGGCTCCATGCTGCGTGTCCTCGTCCAGTTCCCCGTCGGTCTTCTCGGCGCGCTGCTGCTGTTCGCCGGAgtggagctcgcggcggcggcgagggacatGTCCACGAGGGCGGAGGCGTTCGTGATGCTGCTGTGCACGGCGGTGTCGCTGGTGGGCTCCAGCGCCGCGCTCGGCTTCCTCTGCGGGATGCTCGCCCACGCCCTTCTCTACCTCAGGGCCTGCGCGCTCAGGGAACGCATCGTCTCATCTCAAACGGATTTGTAATTCCAATTCCATTTCACCATCATCTCAAAAAACGCCAGCCAAACATTCATAAATAATCACTCAATACAGCTCGTTCCGTATGCTGTCCAGGAACATTCTCAGGTCCCTTGCTTTCCTCTCGtgtattacatcatcatcatcgtgaTGAACCCTTGATCTGTCGCCTATGGCCGGCGACGGAGAAGATAGGTCGATGGTGGTTCCATGGCCGACCGAtgccacaccaccaccacctcctcctccgtctgtCTCAGTGCTGTGTGAACCAACATTGCTTATGTCTGCCAGGGCTCTTCTTCCACCTTTCATACCATTATCACCACCAGCCAGGGGTGAAGACAGATCAATCAGCTGGTTGTCAACATCACTAGTACTTGATTGCGTGCTAAAACTACTTTCTGACTCCATCTTGTTCATGTTCATACCAGCCACATTGACATCCTCGGCCATCATCTTCTTTTGGGACTTGGAGAGCTTccgaagaggaggagaaggagacgaCAGATCAACTACATCTTCCACAGCCACAGTGTAGGCTGCTGTCAGAGTCTGACACACACTGGCTGTAGCACCCAATATGCCACCACTATCAGCTTCAATACCAAGCAGCAACTCTTGGAGCTGTTCATCAACATCTTTCACTGCAGCCTGCCCTGATTTCTTTGGCCTTGCTCTCCTCTTCTGCTTCTTCTCTTCACCCTTCTTCTCCAAAAATTCTGTTATTTTCTCCGGGCACGCACTGCAATTGCACAGGCAAAAGCATTTAGGAAGGGCAAGAATCCTCCTCCTTAAGAGTAAAATGAAAAGTGCATGAGCGGCAATGGTTTGTTGCATCAAGCAACTAACTTCTGGATTCAATAGACTTCTACTTGAACTCCTAATATGTGTCTTATGCATGCTTTCTGTGCATAATCGCACCTCGCAATATTCAGAAAAATGTGCCAGCAGCACACAATCACTGTTGCTATTGCCGGATAAGAGAGGACTGTTACAGTGTTACTACCTTTTAACAAGATCCCCAGGGACTACTGAAACTTGGAGCCCTTCTATATTTCTCCATGAAACCTCATAACATTCATTCCCATGAACTTTCCTCTGCTTCACAATCGCCAGTACAGGGCATGGTACTGGTATCTGTAAATTAGATACTTAGACTTGAGAAAGGTACATGTAAAACGTTTGCTTCAGACAAACCAAAGTTTTTACCTCACTCAACAAAGGTTTTATTCCTAGTGCTGAAGACGCAGAGCGAAGGTCTGAAAACCTCCGAAGTTCTCTCTCAGCAATCTTCGGAAGTATATATTGATCTGCAGACATACAGAAGAAAACAAGTCAGGATCCATACCTATTAAAACATGTTACTGCCTTCCTCTTGCACATACTAATAATGCTAATCATCATAACAGTCGAGGACTTCAGAGAGTACCAGTTTTCTCTGGACTCCAATCAAAATATTCCTCGCATATTTTTTGAAGCTGTGGCCGAAGAAATGGGTGCTGTCCGCATACCCTATGGAGATAGAACAAACGAACCTTCAGAAAAGCAATTTAAGCAACCCCTATCTTTAACACCCTGATCAATTTTCCACAGAATCACCCAAAAAtgacaagaaaaatataaaaaggtgAACACATACTGAAAGCAAAGTATCATATCAGCAATTGGGGCTGAACCTCAAAATCCGAGACAAATAAACTATACAGCGAAGTAGTTTTCCACTAACTCTTTTACCTCTGCACAGCTTCCGAATCAGGTGAGTGACATTTTGGCTCCAGATATGCATTTATGACGTCACGAAATTGACCATCAGAGTCTTGAGTCATGCCAACCTCTGTAAAACAAGGATATTACATAAATGATGTTGCGTATTCCCTGTCCACAACATGTTTATGGCATAgctaattacttaaattttagagaaaagCACCACAGAGTCTGCTTACCGCAGGAACTTGCTTTGGGGCACATGTCGTCCACCTTGTTTCCACTATTTTTCCCTTTACATTTTCTAGTAGCTTTAACTCCATTAGACAAAATCTGA
The Oryza glaberrima chromosome 8, OglaRS2, whole genome shotgun sequence DNA segment above includes these coding regions:
- the LOC127782311 gene encoding molybdate transporter 1, producing MAGVGVVVDPEAVGGGGDGGGDGRMKEGLARRAVENLRFRSVWGEVNGAMGDLGTYIPIVLSLALSRQLDLGTTLVFTGIYNAITGLLYGVPMPVQPMKSIAAAALADPSFAIPEIMAAGILTAAFVLFLGLTRLMDLVYRFVPLSVVRGIQLAQGLNFAMAAVKYIRYEQDLGKGKSLGRRPWVGLDGLVLAIAAVCFIVLVNGAGEEQEQRQQQQQQQQWWRRRLGSVPSAVVVFVVGVAFAVARHPAAVRELRAGPSRMRVVHISREAWKQGFIKGALPQIPLSVLNSVVAVCKLTRDLFPERKESPTSVSVTMGAMNLVGCWFGAMPCCHGAGGLAGQYKFGGRSGGCVAALGVLKLALGLLLGGSMLRVLVQFPVGLLGALLLFAGVELAAAARDMSTRAEAFVMLLCTAVSLVGSSAALGFLCGMLAHALLYLRACALRERIVSSQTDL
- the LOC127782310 gene encoding single-strand DNA endonuclease 1; the encoded protein is MGVKNLWDILESCKKKLPLHHLQNKKVCVDLSCWLVQMYSANRSPAFAKDKVYLKNLFHRIRALLALNCTLLFVTDGAIPSLKLATYRRRLGSISHAAKESDQPNSHPSISLRRNKGSDFSCMIKEAKRLGMALGIPCLDGLEEAEAQCASLDLESLCDGCFTSDSDAFLFGARTVYRDVFIGEGGYVICYEMEDIEKTLGFGRNSLISLAVLLGSDYSNGVNGFGPETACRLVKSVGDNLILDQILSNGVKATRKCKGKNSGNKVDDMCPKASSCEVGMTQDSDGQFRDVINAYLEPKCHSPDSEAVQRVCGQHPFLRPQLQKICEEYFDWSPEKTDQYILPKIAERELRRFSDLRSASSALGIKPLLSEIPVPCPVLAIVKQRKVHGNECYEVSWRNIEGLQVSVVPGDLVKSACPEKITEFLEKKGEEKKQKRRARPKKSGQAAVKDVDEQLQELLLGIEADSGGILGATASVCQTLTAAYTVAVEDVVDLSSPSPPLRKLSKSQKKMMAEDVNVAGMNMNKMESESSFSTQSSTSDVDNQLIDLSSPLAGGDNGMKGGRRALADISNVGSHSTETDGGGGGGGVASVGHGTTIDLSSPSPAIGDRSRVHHDDDDVIHERKARDLRMFLDSIRNELY